A segment of the Pseudomonas serboccidentalis genome:
AAGCGCTCTGGCAGTGTGGGGCCTGATCAATGGCCGCCGGCGGTGCCGGAGCCCTTGCCGGTCGAAGCCGCCGCGCTGATCAAGCAACTGCGCGCCCTCGGTCAGGTCGAAGCCGAACGCCTGGGCATCGCGCCGGAACTGATGCTGCGCAAGAAAACCCTCGAAGCCCTGGTCAAAAGCGGCTTCCCCGAGGGGCCTTATCAATTGCCTGAGTCGCTGCGTGGCTGGCGCCGCGAACTCATGGGCCAGAAGCTGCTCGACAGCCTGGCCACCGCCGGAGAACAGCCTTGAAACGTATTTGTTCCATTTACCAAAGCTCCAAGCGAAGCGGGATGTACCTTTATGTGCTCAAGAGCGATGCTCTGGAGCGCGTGCCGGAACCGCTGATGTTGGCGTTCGGCAAGCCGAAACATTCTTTCGATCTGGTCCTGTCGCCTGAGCGCAAGCTGGCCAGCGAGGACATCGTCGTAGTCCTGGAAAACCTCGACAAGCAGGGCTATCACCTGCAGATGCCGCCGGCCGAGGACGAGTACATCGAACACCTGCCCGAAGAGTTGCTGCGACGCAACGACCCGGTCTG
Coding sequences within it:
- a CDS encoding YcgL domain-containing protein; translation: MKRICSIYQSSKRSGMYLYVLKSDALERVPEPLMLAFGKPKHSFDLVLSPERKLASEDIVVVLENLDKQGYHLQMPPAEDEYIEHLPEELLRRNDPV